The following is a genomic window from Flavobacteriales bacterium.
CAACTTTCATCGGTCTTTCCTATTGCTATTACTACTATTTTCACCAAAAAAGTTTTGTAATTTGCCACAATATTAGTCATTTTGTTGGATAGAAAAACACCCTCAATGAAAGAAGAATTAAATGCCTTCATAGAATTCGCCTTAAAAGAAGATGTCCGTGATGGCGATCATACTTCTTTGGCATGCATTCCTTCTACGGCTTGCGGCAAAGCCCAACTACTTGTCAAAGAAAATGGAATACTTGCTGGTATGGAGGTTGCTCAGGCTATCTTTGAAAAAGTCAATCCAGATATTCAATTTTTTCCCTTAATGCAAGATGGTGAAAGTATGACTATTGGCGATGTGGCCTTTATTGTGGAAGGGCCTTCTTCTTCCATTCTAACTGCCGAAAGACTCGTTCTCAATTGTATGCAACGCATGAGTGGCATTGCCACCAAAACACAGCATATTGTAAAATTGTTAGAAGGGACTAAAGCACAAGTACTAGATACTAGAAAGACAACACCGGGTATTCGTTTGCTCGAAAAATGGGCGGTTAAAATTGGCGGTGGTGTCAATCACCGTTTTGGATTATACGATAAGATGATGATAAAAGACAATCACATTGACTTTGCAGGTGGTATTGAATCAGCCATAGAAAAAGCCATAAACTACCA
Proteins encoded in this region:
- the nadC gene encoding carboxylating nicotinate-nucleotide diphosphorylase, whose product is MKEELNAFIEFALKEDVRDGDHTSLACIPSTACGKAQLLVKENGILAGMEVAQAIFEKVNPDIQFFPLMQDGESMTIGDVAFIVEGPSSSILTAERLVLNCMQRMSGIATKTQHIVKLLEGTKAQVLDTRKTTPGIRLLEKWAVKIGGGVNHRFGLYDKMMIKDNHIDFAGGIESAIEKAINYQKDKGIKIPIEVEARNLEEVNEILRVGNIQRIMLDNFSYDDTRIAVEQIGGRFETEASGGITEETIREHALCGVDFISVGALTHSVNSLDLSLKAF